The following are encoded together in the Actinoplanes sp. N902-109 genome:
- a CDS encoding ricin-type beta-trefoil lectin domain protein: protein MRRRSKILAITTSTLVAGTLGVLGVTDALAATTGAITGLGGKCLDLTDGSTANGTLPQIWSCVAGSTNQTWTVADNGSLQVKGKCLDVAGNSTANGAAVHVWDCYDSVASQKWQVSNGAIVNTASGKCLDVKDNTSADGTKLQIWSCTGTANQKWTVSGGSTPPPPTSSGPGAKAVAPYYYTGWGNPPNLTTVKNATGVTWYTMAFMLNSGTCDPKWDGSRALTGGQDQTAINTIRANGGDVVVSFGGASGPWLEHYCTSASALAAAYQKVIDAYGLKAIDIDIEGTPYNTAADQQKTVDALKTIKANNPGITTYITLGSGTNGPDNSLINRAASAGLQVDGWGIMTFDWGSTGTNQGALTIQAADALKNKLRTAYGYSDADAYKHVGISSMNGVTDENAVVTLADMQTITSYAQQHQIARLTFWSLNRDRQCSGGYPNDDTCSGVAQSAYQYTKIIGAYRG, encoded by the coding sequence ATGAGACGACGGTCGAAAATCCTCGCCATCACCACCTCCACGCTGGTCGCCGGCACGCTGGGCGTGCTTGGCGTCACCGATGCGCTGGCCGCCACGACCGGGGCGATCACCGGGCTCGGCGGCAAGTGCCTGGACCTGACCGACGGGTCCACCGCGAATGGCACCCTGCCGCAGATCTGGTCCTGCGTCGCCGGTTCCACCAATCAGACCTGGACCGTTGCGGACAACGGATCGTTGCAGGTCAAGGGCAAGTGCCTAGACGTCGCCGGGAATTCGACCGCGAACGGGGCGGCCGTGCACGTCTGGGACTGCTACGACAGTGTGGCGTCGCAGAAGTGGCAGGTCAGCAACGGCGCGATCGTCAACACCGCGTCCGGCAAGTGCCTCGACGTCAAGGACAACACCTCCGCCGACGGCACCAAACTGCAGATCTGGTCCTGTACGGGCACAGCCAACCAGAAGTGGACGGTTTCCGGCGGTTCCACGCCGCCGCCGCCCACAAGTAGTGGGCCGGGTGCGAAGGCCGTGGCGCCGTACTACTACACCGGCTGGGGCAACCCGCCCAACCTGACCACGGTCAAGAACGCGACCGGCGTGACCTGGTACACGATGGCGTTCATGCTCAACAGCGGCACCTGCGACCCGAAGTGGGACGGCAGCCGGGCGCTCACCGGCGGCCAGGACCAGACCGCGATCAACACGATCCGGGCCAACGGCGGTGACGTCGTGGTGTCGTTCGGCGGGGCCAGCGGGCCGTGGCTGGAGCACTACTGCACCAGCGCGTCGGCGCTCGCCGCGGCGTACCAGAAGGTCATCGATGCGTACGGGCTCAAGGCGATCGACATCGACATCGAGGGCACCCCGTACAACACGGCGGCCGACCAGCAGAAGACCGTCGACGCGCTGAAGACGATCAAGGCGAACAACCCCGGCATCACCACGTACATCACGTTGGGCAGCGGCACGAACGGGCCGGACAACTCGCTGATCAACCGGGCGGCATCGGCCGGTCTGCAGGTCGACGGGTGGGGCATCATGACGTTCGACTGGGGCAGCACCGGCACCAACCAGGGCGCACTCACCATCCAGGCCGCGGACGCCCTGAAGAACAAGCTCAGGACCGCGTACGGCTACAGCGACGCGGACGCCTACAAGCACGTCGGCATCTCCTCGATGAACGGCGTCACCGACGAGAACGCGGTCGTGACACTGGCCGACATGCAGACCATCACCTCGTACGCCCAGCAGCACCAGATCGCTCGCCTGACGTTCTGGTCGCTGAACCGGGACCGGCAGTGCTCCGGCGGCTACCCGAACGACGACACGTGCAGCGGCGTGGCCCAGTCGGCGTACCAGTACACCAAGATCATCGGCGCCTACCGGGGCTGA
- a CDS encoding acyl-CoA dehydrogenase family protein, with protein MSTSLLDGVRALGPSIRDLAPDIERDRAVPAAVIEQLTKLGIFRLTAPAAAGGLEADPATLVRVFEELGHADGSTGWCAMIGGATGIALGYLPPATATELLADPRFLIAGVAAPTGRATPVDGGFRVSGRWAFASGCRHATWLVGGALTPAGPRLFILDPAELTFHDTWHVAGLRGTGSHDFSADAVFVPESRTFSLAEPPTQPGALYRFPAVPLLSVGIGAVALGIARAAIADFADLSRSKLNPMTGEPLATRPAARVAMAEATAAHGAGMAYLLHEVGAAVPVPDMVRLAVITATRNAARAVDLVYAAAGGSAVYESSPLQRHFRDVHAATQHAMVSAEVLENIGKALL; from the coding sequence ATGTCGACTTCACTGCTTGACGGCGTCCGTGCGCTCGGCCCCTCGATCCGCGACCTCGCGCCGGACATCGAGCGCGACCGGGCCGTCCCCGCTGCGGTGATCGAACAGCTCACGAAGCTCGGCATCTTCCGGCTCACCGCGCCCGCGGCGGCCGGTGGGCTGGAGGCGGACCCGGCCACGCTGGTGCGGGTGTTCGAGGAACTCGGCCACGCCGACGGTTCCACCGGCTGGTGCGCGATGATCGGCGGTGCCACCGGGATCGCCCTGGGTTACCTGCCGCCGGCGACGGCCACCGAGTTGCTGGCCGACCCACGCTTCCTGATCGCCGGGGTCGCCGCCCCCACCGGCCGGGCCACCCCGGTCGACGGCGGGTTCCGGGTGAGCGGGCGCTGGGCGTTCGCGAGCGGCTGCCGGCACGCGACCTGGCTGGTCGGCGGCGCGCTCACCCCGGCCGGGCCCCGGCTGTTCATCCTGGACCCGGCCGAGCTCACCTTTCACGACACGTGGCATGTCGCCGGGCTGCGCGGCACCGGCAGCCACGACTTCTCGGCCGATGCCGTGTTCGTGCCGGAGTCCCGCACGTTCTCGCTCGCCGAGCCGCCGACCCAGCCGGGGGCGCTCTACCGCTTCCCGGCCGTGCCGCTACTGTCCGTCGGCATCGGTGCGGTGGCCCTCGGTATCGCCCGGGCGGCCATCGCGGACTTCGCCGACCTGTCCCGCAGCAAACTCAATCCGATGACCGGGGAACCACTGGCCACCCGCCCGGCGGCTCGCGTGGCGATGGCGGAAGCGACGGCTGCACACGGCGCCGGAATGGCATATCTGCTGCACGAGGTCGGTGCGGCTGTGCCCGTACCGGACATGGTGCGGCTGGCCGTCATCACCGCGACCCGCAACGCGGCCCGGGCGGTCGATCTGGTCTATGCCGCGGCCGGCGGCAGCGCGGTCTACGAATCCAGCCCGCTGCAACGCCACTTCCGCGACGTGCACGCGGCCACGCAGCACGCCATGGTCTCCGCGGAGGTGCTGGAAAACATCGGGAAGGCCCTGCTTTAG
- a CDS encoding NAD(P)H-quinone oxidoreductase: MHAIVIEKPGGPDALVWAEVPDPQPAPGEVIVQVRAAAVNRADVMQRQGHYPPPPGAPAYPGLECAGVITAVGADVTGHHVGERVCALLAGGGYAEQVAVPAGQLLPIPQGLSVQEAAALPEVACTVWSNVVDIARLRQGQTLLVHGGGGGIGTFAIQLGKALGATVLVTAREAKHEQLTALGADHVIDYTNTDFVEAVKDVTGGHGADVILDIIAAKYLARNLDALAVNGHLVTIGMQGGTKAELDFGTLMAKRGSISATTLRARPPAEKARIVRGVHERIWPLVGAGTIRPIIDRTIPMPEAAEAHRLMEASDHLGKILLLT; the protein is encoded by the coding sequence ATGCACGCGATCGTGATCGAGAAGCCCGGTGGCCCCGACGCGCTGGTCTGGGCCGAGGTGCCCGACCCGCAGCCGGCCCCCGGAGAGGTGATCGTCCAGGTGAGGGCGGCGGCGGTCAACCGCGCCGACGTCATGCAGCGGCAGGGCCACTACCCGCCGCCGCCCGGCGCGCCGGCCTATCCCGGGCTGGAGTGCGCCGGCGTGATCACCGCGGTCGGCGCCGATGTGACCGGCCACCACGTCGGTGAGCGGGTGTGCGCGCTGCTGGCCGGCGGTGGCTACGCCGAGCAGGTCGCCGTGCCGGCCGGTCAGCTGCTGCCGATCCCGCAGGGCCTGTCGGTGCAGGAGGCGGCGGCCCTGCCCGAGGTGGCCTGCACGGTCTGGTCGAACGTCGTGGACATCGCCCGGCTGCGCCAGGGCCAGACGTTGCTGGTGCACGGCGGTGGCGGCGGCATCGGCACGTTCGCGATCCAGCTCGGCAAGGCGCTGGGCGCCACCGTCCTGGTCACCGCCCGCGAGGCGAAACACGAACAGCTCACCGCGCTGGGTGCCGACCATGTCATCGACTACACGAACACCGATTTCGTCGAAGCGGTCAAGGACGTCACCGGCGGCCACGGCGCGGACGTCATCCTCGACATCATCGCGGCCAAATACCTCGCCCGGAATCTCGACGCCCTGGCCGTCAACGGCCATCTGGTCACCATCGGCATGCAGGGCGGCACCAAGGCCGAGCTCGACTTCGGCACGCTGATGGCCAAGCGCGGCTCGATCTCGGCGACCACCCTGCGCGCCCGCCCACCCGCCGAAAAGGCCCGCATCGTCCGCGGCGTGCACGAGCGCATCTGGCCGCTGGTGGGCGCCGGCACGATCCGTCCGATCATCGACCGCACCATCCCCATGCCGGAGGCCGCCGAGGCCCACCGCCTGATGGAAGCCAGCGACCACCTGGGCAAGATCCTCCTGCTCACCTGA
- a CDS encoding NADPH-dependent FMN reductase produces MNRTPLRVAVVVGSVREGRFGPTIAGWAATETARHAELEADLVDPVDAASVAKRLDVADAFVIVTPEYNHSYPGPLKVLIDDHRAEWQAKPVAFVSYGGLSGGLRAVEHLRPVLAELHAHTVRDTVSFHGGRQCFGVDGQPTDPASTAAMRRMLDGLAWWGSTLREARALRPYPG; encoded by the coding sequence ATGAATCGGACGCCGCTTCGGGTTGCTGTTGTTGTGGGAAGTGTTCGGGAGGGCCGTTTCGGGCCGACCATCGCCGGGTGGGCGGCGACCGAGACGGCGCGGCATGCCGAGTTGGAGGCCGATCTGGTCGATCCGGTGGACGCGGCGAGCGTCGCCAAGCGGCTCGATGTCGCGGACGCTTTCGTGATTGTCACGCCGGAGTACAACCACAGCTATCCCGGGCCGTTGAAGGTGCTGATCGACGATCATCGGGCGGAGTGGCAGGCCAAGCCGGTCGCTTTTGTTTCGTACGGCGGGCTTTCCGGTGGGTTGCGCGCGGTGGAGCACTTGCGGCCCGTTCTCGCCGAGCTGCACGCGCATACGGTCCGGGACACGGTGAGTTTTCACGGGGGCCGGCAGTGCTTCGGCGTGGACGGGCAACCCACCGATCCGGCGAGCACGGCTGCGATGCGCCGGATGCTGGACGGTCTGGCCTGGTGGGGGTCGACGTTGCGGGAGGCTCGCGCGCTGCGGCCGTACCCGGGCTAA
- a CDS encoding TIGR02452 family protein, which yields MSARLRDMARTAVEIAERQAYRTARGTDVRIDVSSAVAGTRLYEPDQDLPADDLRVGRRPRGAAPVIEVTGESTLAAARRLGGDVAALVFASARNPGGGFRNGAQAQEESIARSSALYPCLLAAGDFYAGHRSHSDLAYSDRVIYSPRVPVFRDDHGELLDDPYEVSFLTAAAPNRGALPAEEVPRVPEILRRRARRVLAVAAAHGHRRLVLGAWGCGVFRNDPTEVARAFADALRTTPVERVVFAVLGPNRPEFTAVLADSASADSAR from the coding sequence ATGAGTGCACGACTGCGGGACATGGCTCGCACAGCAGTGGAGATCGCCGAGCGGCAGGCTTACCGCACCGCACGCGGCACAGACGTACGGATCGACGTGTCATCCGCCGTCGCCGGCACGCGCCTCTACGAGCCGGACCAAGACCTGCCGGCCGACGACCTGCGGGTCGGCCGGAGGCCGCGCGGAGCAGCACCGGTGATCGAGGTGACGGGCGAGTCGACGCTGGCCGCGGCCCGGCGGCTGGGGGGTGACGTGGCGGCCCTGGTCTTCGCGTCCGCCCGCAACCCCGGCGGCGGCTTCCGCAACGGCGCCCAGGCGCAGGAGGAGAGCATCGCGCGCAGTTCGGCGCTGTACCCGTGCCTGCTGGCGGCCGGCGACTTCTACGCCGGTCATCGCTCGCACAGCGACCTCGCCTATTCCGACCGGGTCATCTACTCGCCGCGGGTGCCGGTGTTCCGGGACGATCACGGCGAGCTGCTCGACGACCCGTACGAGGTCTCGTTCTTGACCGCCGCCGCGCCCAATCGTGGCGCTCTCCCGGCCGAGGAGGTCCCGCGGGTGCCGGAGATCTTGCGCCGGCGGGCGCGCCGGGTGCTCGCGGTGGCCGCCGCACACGGACACCGGCGGCTGGTGCTGGGCGCGTGGGGTTGCGGGGTGTTCCGCAACGACCCCACCGAGGTGGCCCGGGCCTTCGCCGACGCCCTGCGCACCACGCCGGTCGAGCGGGTGGTGTTCGCGGTGCTCGGCCCGAACCGGCCCGAGTTCACGGCTGTTCTGGCGGACTCGGCTTCTGCAGACTCAGCGCGATAG